From Daphnia pulicaria isolate SC F1-1A chromosome 4, SC_F0-13Bv2, whole genome shotgun sequence, one genomic window encodes:
- the LOC124337844 gene encoding antifreeze protein Maxi-like: MAEEGNRRANRDNAPQLQDGPIGHARERRDRNRRLREEAAAAQAEPNRDNPPQLQDGPIGHARDRRDRNRRLQLQREEAAQLAAAPAEPPVAEPLVAAPVAPPMAAPAVPPQAAPPIALQAAPPSAQTLAAAEAFDRAAAQHSAATTAHRNAAAAADAAAQAFSVAAQQASPATVAAAAAAAQNFAVAAQQASAADAAAAAADSNAAENLPMGERHRGHGE; encoded by the coding sequence ATGGCTGAGGAAGGGAACAGGAGGGCAAATCGGGACAACGCTCCCCAACTTCAAGATGGGCCGATTGGACACGCTCGTGAACGTCGCGATCGAAATCGTCGCCTAAGAGaggaggctgctgctgctcaagcTGAGCCAAATCGGGACAACCCTCCCCAACTTCAAGATGGGCCGATTGGACACGCTCGAGATCGTCGCGATCGAAATCGTCGCCTCCAACTCCAAAGAGAGGAGGCTGCTCAGCTTGCTGCTGCTCCAGCTGAGCCACCTGTTGCTGAGCCACTTGTTGCTGCCCCAGTTGCGCCCCCTATGGCTGCCCCAGCTGTGCCCCCTCAAGCTGCGCCACCTATTGCCCTTCAAGCTGCGCCTCCTTCCGCACAAACTCTTGCTGCAGCCGAAGCCTTTGATAGAGCTGCTGCTCAACATTCGGCTGCTACCACTGCGCACCGCaatgctgccgctgctgctgacgCCGCTGCGCAAGCTTTTTCTGTCGCTGCACAGCAAGCTTCCCCTGCAACCGTCGCTGCTGCGGCCGCCGCTGCACAAAATTTTGCTGTCGCAGCACAGCAAGCTTCTGCTGCcgacgccgctgctgctgccgccgattCCAATGCTGCTGAAAATTTGCCTATGGGAGAAAGACACAGAGGGCATGGGGAATAG
- the LOC124337600 gene encoding nucleolar protein 58-like: MLVLFETPAGYAVFKLLDEKKLQQTDNLFQDFQTPEGASKVVKLKHFKKFTDTTEALSATTAAIEGKLSKTLRKTLKSLFAEEAHEALAVADAKLGSAIKEKLQINCLSNSAIQELMRCIRSQADSLMGGLPKQEMMAMALGLAHSLSRYKLKFSPDKIDTMIVQAVSLLDDLDKELNNYVMRCREWYGWHFPEMGKIVTDNLAFVRTVQKMGIRTNAATTDLSEILPEDVEEKVKEAAEISMGTEIAEEDILNISHLCEQVTEITEYRSQLYEYLKSRMLAIAPNLTVLVGELVGARLISHAGSLMNLAKHPASTVQILGAEKALFRALKTKHDTPKYGLIYHAQLVGQSSTKLKGKVSRMLAAKAALACRVDALGDDVNSDLGTEHRAKLESRLRVLEQGGITRISGTGRQSGKFDVYQNKSEVRQYDAAADSTLATKRKGDESGTPATPKRVKVEMKEEPAEAAEEVVEKKDKKKKKKSKAEDVEEPPVAAEAEEAAGTVEKKKKKKKKSAE, translated from the exons ATGCTTGTCTTATTTGAAACTCCAGCAGGCTATGCTGTGTTTaag cTGTTAGATGAAAAGAAACTTCAGCAGACTGACAATCTTTTCCAAGATTTTCAGACACCTGAAGGTGCAAGCAAAGT GGTAAAATTgaagcattttaaaaaatttactgaCACCACAGAAGCTTTGTCTGCCACAACTGCTGCTATTGAAGGCAAACTATCCAAGACCCTTCGTAAGACGTTAAAATCCCTCTTTGCAGAGGAGGCTCATGAAGCCTTAGCTGTTGCTGATGCTAAACTTGGCTCAGCTATTAAAG AAAAATTACAGATAAACTGTCTGTCAAACTCTGCAATTCAAGAGCTTATGAGATGTATTCGAAGCCAAGCAGACAGTCTCATGGGAGGACTCCCCAAGCAAGAAATGATGGCCATGGCTCTGGGCTTAGCCCACAGCCTGTCGAGATACAAGCTGAAGTTTAGCCCAGACAAAATTGATACAATGATTGTTCAA GCTGTTTCTCTGTTGGATGACTTGGACAAAGAATTGAACAATTACGTGATGCGCTGCCGAGAGTGGTACGGCTGGCACTTCcctgaaatgggaaaaatcGTTACGGATAACTTGGCCTTCGTCAGAACAGTTCAAAAAATGGGAATTCGAACTAACGCTGCAACTACAGATCTttcagaaattcttccagaAGACGTCGAGGAAAAGGTCAAGGAAGCTGCGGAAATATCGATGGGAACAGAAATTGCAGAGGAagatattttgaatatttcacaTTTGTGTGAACAG GTTACCGAAATCACTGAATACCGCAGTCAACTGTACGAATATTTGAAGAGCAGAATGCTTGCCATCGCTCCGAATTTAACAGTTTTAGTTGGCGAACTTGTCGGTGCCCGACTCATCTCTCACGCTGGgtctttaatgaatttggcCAAACATCCTGCTTCAACTGTTCAAATTCTCGGTGCAGAGAAAGCTCTTTTCCGCGCCCTTAAAACTAAACACGATACACCTAAGTACGGTCTTATTTATCATGCTCAACTTGTTGGCCAGTCGTCCACCAAGCTGAAAGGAAAAGTTTCGCGTATGCTTGCTGCAAAAGCTGCTCTTGCTTGCCGTGTCGACGCATTGGGAGATGATGTTAATTCAGACCTTGGTACCGAACATCGTGCCAAACTCGAATCCCGTCTCCGAGTTCTTGAACAAGGGGGCATCACGCGCATTTCAGGCACAGGCAGGCAGAGTGGTAAATTTGACGTTTATCAGAACAAAAGTGAGGTAAGGCAATACGACGCGGCTGCAGACTCTACACTTGCCACTAAACGCAAGGGAGACGAATCCGGAACTCCAGCAACCCCAAAACGCGTTAAGGTCGAGATGAAGGAAGAACCGGCTGAAGCTGCTGAAGAAGTTGTTgagaagaaagacaaaaagaagaaaaagaaatcaaaggcaGAGGATGTCGAGGAGCCACCTGTGGCTGCTGAAGCTGAAGAGGCTGCTGGaactgttgaaaaaaagaagaagaagaagaaaaagtctgcCGAATGA
- the LOC124337601 gene encoding cysteine-rich protein 2-binding protein-like isoform X2 — MPRGRKRGSRGGGRGRGRPPGSTTAAATRIDGPSVKKIKLEPQNTSSIFGSEDIIYGSNFDVFQEVIVEEEVQDINVENSRSNSPISVTNDSNSNENSVSSFSASDIHNKYWTREDLTPSDAPPENLFTENEDEMKSFALDMNNVDTTVNLNDETGFSLNSLFPIKEEPLDIEQPKSSENGVEQVKKASRRKIKQEPTETAPKLKQMSLYEEMSLFRQLRPLAEKNALSPELRRLYRKLSLRNTKRSIGLEPFNFDRLLAKLLGKDWSFPASSNEPASQIVSVSNVLDRFQKSSLPSCSSQKRLNISFRMRLLGASEDQIPQSFVSPYTGRTLKPFIRRDYESRPMKLKLLEEIRSKCSSTEIRNSVVKPIDYSYVQPQHIPAINAICKEFFWSGIDVTECLEYPDFSCVVLYGHVIIGFAFMVPDVSYNEAYISYLFTHPEWRGAGIAKFMLYHLIQSCMGKDVTLHVSATNPAMTLYHKFGFKVQEFVVDFYDKYFPADSTQ, encoded by the exons ATGCCACGAGGAAGGAAGCGAGGAAgtcgaggaggaggaagaggcaGGGGTAGACCACCG GGTTCCACAACAGCCGCTGCAACAAGAATAGATGGTCCAtccgttaaaaaaattaagctaGAACCACAAAACACATCTTCCATATTTGGATCTGAAGACATCATTTATGGATCAAATTTTGATGTATTCCAAGAAGTTATTGTAGAAGAAGAGGTCCAAGATATCAATGTTGAAAATAGCCGATCAAACTCTCCCATTTCAGTTACAAATGACAGCAATTCCAATGAAAATTCAGTCAGTTCATTCTCAGCTTCAGATATTCATAATAAGTATTGGACCAGAGAAGACCTAACTCCATCTGATGCCCCCCCTGAAAATCTGTTTACTGAAAATGAGGATGAGATGAAATCCTTTGCTCTCGACATGAATAATGTTGACACCACAGTCAATTTAAATGATGAAACTGGATTCTCCCTCAATAGTCTCTTCCCTATTAAAGAAGAGCCACTTGACATTGAACAACCCAAATCCAGTGAAAATGGTGTAGAGCAAGTCAAAAAggcttcaagaagaaaaatcaaacaagagcCTACTGAAACAGCTCCaaa GTTAAAGCAGATGTCGTTATACGAAGAGATGTCTCTTTTTCGTCAGCTTCGACCATTGGCAGAAAAAAATGCTCTAAGTCCCGAACTTAGACGACTGTACAGAAAGCTATCGTTGAGAAATACTAAACGTTCAATTGGCTTGGAACCCTTCAACTTCGACAGACTATTAGCTAAGCTGTTGGGAAAAGATTGGTCATTCCCAGCTAGCAGCAATGAACCTGCAAGTCAGATAGTCAGCGTTTCTAATGTCCTCGATCGTTTTCAGAAAAGTAGTTTACCGTCTTGTTCATCTCAAAAACGTCTCAACATATCTTTCCGAATGAGGTTACTTGGCGCAAGTGAAGATCAGATTCCGCAATCTTTTGTCAGCCCCTATACTGGGAG AACACTTAAGCCTTTTATACGAAGGGACTATGAATCTCGCCCAATGAAGTTAAAACTTCTAGAAGAAATCCGTAGTAAATGTTCTAGCACAGAGATAAGGAACTCTGTTGTAAAACCGATCGACTACTCTTATGTACAACCTCAACACATTCCGGCAATCAATGCCATTTGTAAAGAGTTTTTCTGGTCTGGAATTGAtg TTACGGAATGCTTGGAATATCCGGATTTTAGTTGCGTGGTACTATACGGCCATGTCATTATTGGATTTGCGTTTATGGTACCTGATGTCTCGTACAATGAAGCTTACATTTCTTATTTGTTCACACACCCCGAATGGAGAGGAGCGGGAATCGCGAAATTCATGCTGTATCATTTAATTCAA AGTTGCATGGGCAAAGATGTTACGTTACATGTTTCGGCTACCAATCCAGCCATGACTTTATACCACAAGTTTGGTTTTAAAGTGCAAGAGTTTGTTGTGGACTTTTACGACAAATATTTCCCTGCTGATTCAACTCAGT
- the LOC124337601 gene encoding cysteine-rich protein 2-binding protein-like isoform X1, with the protein MPRGRKRGSRGGGRGRGRPPGSTTAAATRIDGPSVKKIKLEPQNTSSIFGSEDIIYGSNFDVFQEVIVEEEVQDINVENSRSNSPISVTNDSNSNENSVSSFSASDIHNKYWTREDLTPSDAPPENLFTENEDEMKSFALDMNNVDTTVNLNDETGFSLNSLFPIKEEPLDIEQPKSSENGVEQVKKASRRKIKQEPTETAPKLKQMSLYEEMSLFRQLRPLAEKNALSPELRRLYRKLSLRNTKRSIGLEPFNFDRLLAKLLGKDWSFPASSNEPASQIVSVSNVLDRFQKSSLPSCSSQKRLNISFRMRLLGASEDQIPQSFVSPYTGRTLKPFIRRDYESRPMKLKLLEEIRSKCSSTEIRNSVVKPIDYSYVQPQHIPAINAICKEFFWSGIDVTECLEYPDFSCVVLYGHVIIGFAFMVPDVSYNEAYISYLFTHPEWRGAGIAKFMLYHLIQSCMGKDVTLHVSATNPAMTLYHKFGFKVQEFVVDFYDKYFPADSTQCKHAFFMRLTR; encoded by the exons ATGCCACGAGGAAGGAAGCGAGGAAgtcgaggaggaggaagaggcaGGGGTAGACCACCG GGTTCCACAACAGCCGCTGCAACAAGAATAGATGGTCCAtccgttaaaaaaattaagctaGAACCACAAAACACATCTTCCATATTTGGATCTGAAGACATCATTTATGGATCAAATTTTGATGTATTCCAAGAAGTTATTGTAGAAGAAGAGGTCCAAGATATCAATGTTGAAAATAGCCGATCAAACTCTCCCATTTCAGTTACAAATGACAGCAATTCCAATGAAAATTCAGTCAGTTCATTCTCAGCTTCAGATATTCATAATAAGTATTGGACCAGAGAAGACCTAACTCCATCTGATGCCCCCCCTGAAAATCTGTTTACTGAAAATGAGGATGAGATGAAATCCTTTGCTCTCGACATGAATAATGTTGACACCACAGTCAATTTAAATGATGAAACTGGATTCTCCCTCAATAGTCTCTTCCCTATTAAAGAAGAGCCACTTGACATTGAACAACCCAAATCCAGTGAAAATGGTGTAGAGCAAGTCAAAAAggcttcaagaagaaaaatcaaacaagagcCTACTGAAACAGCTCCaaa GTTAAAGCAGATGTCGTTATACGAAGAGATGTCTCTTTTTCGTCAGCTTCGACCATTGGCAGAAAAAAATGCTCTAAGTCCCGAACTTAGACGACTGTACAGAAAGCTATCGTTGAGAAATACTAAACGTTCAATTGGCTTGGAACCCTTCAACTTCGACAGACTATTAGCTAAGCTGTTGGGAAAAGATTGGTCATTCCCAGCTAGCAGCAATGAACCTGCAAGTCAGATAGTCAGCGTTTCTAATGTCCTCGATCGTTTTCAGAAAAGTAGTTTACCGTCTTGTTCATCTCAAAAACGTCTCAACATATCTTTCCGAATGAGGTTACTTGGCGCAAGTGAAGATCAGATTCCGCAATCTTTTGTCAGCCCCTATACTGGGAG AACACTTAAGCCTTTTATACGAAGGGACTATGAATCTCGCCCAATGAAGTTAAAACTTCTAGAAGAAATCCGTAGTAAATGTTCTAGCACAGAGATAAGGAACTCTGTTGTAAAACCGATCGACTACTCTTATGTACAACCTCAACACATTCCGGCAATCAATGCCATTTGTAAAGAGTTTTTCTGGTCTGGAATTGAtg TTACGGAATGCTTGGAATATCCGGATTTTAGTTGCGTGGTACTATACGGCCATGTCATTATTGGATTTGCGTTTATGGTACCTGATGTCTCGTACAATGAAGCTTACATTTCTTATTTGTTCACACACCCCGAATGGAGAGGAGCGGGAATCGCGAAATTCATGCTGTATCATTTAATTCAA AGTTGCATGGGCAAAGATGTTACGTTACATGTTTCGGCTACCAATCCAGCCATGACTTTATACCACAAGTTTGGTTTTAAAGTGCAAGAGTTTGTTGTGGACTTTTACGACAAATATTTCCCTGCTGATTCAACTCAGTGTAAGCACGCTTTTTTCATGCGACTCACACGATAA